The Betta splendens chromosome 7, fBetSpl5.4, whole genome shotgun sequence genome includes a window with the following:
- the ddx23 gene encoding probable ATP-dependent RNA helicase DDX23, whose translation MAADSTDKKDGETSGTKERERKRSRSRDRDRKVSPSRKRHRSRERNRSKTPERERRIKDKDRDKERDREKDRERSRKERDAHRRDRSKRSPSPKSKDSRIKREKDIKTEEEEDKKKEKVQPLSLEELLAKKKAEEEAEAKPKFLTKAEREAEALKRREQETEERRRLLDEERKKRRVFQDMGRKMLEDPQERERRERRERMERENNGNEEDDGRQKLREEKDKVKELQAIKERYLGGMKKRRRTRHLNDRKFVFEWDASEDTSVDYNPIYKEKHQVQLYGRGFIAGIDLKQQKREQSRFYGDLMEKRRTLEEKEQEETRLKKMRKKEAKQRWDDRHWSQKKLDEMTDRDWRIFREDYSITTKGGKIPNPIRNWKEYSLPAHILEVIDKCGYKDPTPIQRQAIPIGLQNRDIIGVAETGSGKTAAFLIPLLVWITTLPKIDRIEDSDQGPYAVILAPTRELAQQIEEETIKFGKPLGIRTVAVIGGISREDQGFRLRMGCEIVIATPGRLIDVLENRYLVLGRCTYVVLDEADRMIDMGFEPDVQKILEYIPVTNQKPDTDEAEDPEKMMMNFESGKHKYRQTVMFTATMPPAVERLARSYLRRPAVVYIGSAGKPHERVEQKVLLMSEGEKRKKLLEVLSHGFEPPIIIFVNQKKGCDVLAKSLEKMGYNACTLHGGKGQEQREFALSNLKAGAKDILVATDVAGRGIDIQDVSMVINYDMAKNIEDYIHRIGRTGRAGKSGVAMTFLTKEDSAVFYDLKQAILESPVSTCPPELANHPDAQHKPGTILTKKRREETIFA comes from the exons ATGGCAGCTGACTCCACAGACAAAAAAGATGGTGAAACCTCAGGGAccaaagaaagagaaaggaaacgCAGCCGTTCACGAGACCGAGATCGTAAAGTCTCACCTTCCCGAAAACGCCATCGGTCTCGTGAACGTAATCGCTCCAAAACGCCAGAAAG AGAGAGACGCATTAAAGACAAGGATAGAGACAAGGAGCGCgacagagaaaaagacagagagagaagccgTAAAGAAAGAGATGCCCACCGACGTGATCGCAGCAAGAG GAGTCCCTCACCTAAGTCAAAGGATAGCAGAATTAAGAGAGAGAAGGATATaaaaacagaagaggaggaagataagaaaaaagaaaag gttcAGCCACTCTCCTTGGAAGAGCTTTTGGCAAAGAAGAAGgcagaagaggaagcagaggcaaaa CCTAAGTTCCTGACCAAAGCAGAGCGTGAAGCTGAGGCTCTAAAACGAAGGGAgcaagagacagaggagagaagaaggttACTGGAcgaagagaggaagaagagacggGTTTTCCAAGACATGGGGAGGAAGATGCTGG AGGACCCACAAGAACGTGAGAGACGAGAACGAAGAGAGCGAATGGAGCGGGAGAACAATGGTAATGAAGAGGATGATGGACGACAAAAGCtcagagaggaaaaagacaaagtaaaagAACTCCAAGCCATCAAG GAGCGATATCTGGGTGGCATGAAAAAACGTCGGAGAACTCGTCACTTGAATGACAGAAAGTTTGTGTTTGAGTGGGATGCTTCTGAAGACACATCAGTTGACTACAACCCAAT TTACAAAGAAAAGCATCAAGTGCAGCTGTATGGTCGAGGTTTCATCGCTGGTATTGACTTGAAGCAACAGAAACGAGAGCAGTCCCGATTCTATGGTGACTTGATGGAGAAAAGGCGAACGCTagaggaaaaggagcaggaaga gacaagattaaaaaaaatgcgTAAGAAGGAGGCCAAGCAGCGCTGGGACGACAGACACTGGTCTCAAAAGAAGCTGGATGAGATGACAGACAGAGACTGGCGAATCTTCAGAGAGGACTACAGCATCACCACCAAGGGAGGAAAGATACCGAACCCCATTCGAAACTGGAAAGAATATTCACTGCCAGCACACATTCTGGAGGTCATTGACAAATGTGGATACAAG GATCCAACGCCTATCCAGAGGCAAGCTATTCCCATTGGCCTGCAGAACCGTGACATCATTGGTGTGGCTGAGACAGGTAGTGGTAAAACTGCAGCCTTCCTGATTCCGCTGCTAGTCTGGATCACCACCCTGCCAAAAATCGACAG GATTGAGGATTCAGACCAGGGACCTTATGCTGTGATCCTGGCCCCAACTCGTGAGTTGGCACAGCAGATTGAAGAGGAGACCATAAAGTTTGGTAAACCACTCGGCATTCGCACAGTTGCTGTAATTGGAGGAATCTCCAGAGAGGACCAAGGTTTCCGTCTAAGGATGGGCTGTGAA ATTGTTATTGCAACCCCTGGTCGTCTGATTGACGTGCTGGAGAATCGCTACCTGGTACTGGGACGCTGTACTTACGTGGTCCTTGATGAAGCTGATCGTATGATTGACATGGGCTTCGAGCCTGATGTCCAAAAAATTCTGGAGTACATTCCAGTGACCAATCAGAAACCAGACACTGATGAAGCAGAAGATCCTGAGAAAATGATGATGAACTTTGAGTCTGGAAAACATAAATATAGACAG ACGGTCATGTTTACAGCTACCATGCCTCCAGCAGTGGAGAGGCTGGCCAGGAGCTACTTAAGACGTCCTGCTGTGGTGTACATTGGCTCTGCTGGTAAACCTCACGAGAGAGTTGAACAGAAGGTCCTGCTTATgtcagagggagagaagag gaAGAAGCTGTTGGAGGTGCTGTCGCATGGCTTCGAGCCTCCAATCATCATCTTTGTCAACCAGAAGAAGGGTTGTGATGTGCTGGCCAAGTCTCTGGAGAAGATGGGG TACAATGCTTGCACGCTGCATGGTGGAAAAGGCCAGGAACAGAGAGAGTTTGCACTTTCAAATCTCAAGGCAGGAGCTAAAGACATTCTGGTGGCCACAGACGTTGCTGGTCGTGGTATTGATATCCAGGATGTCTCAATGGTCATTAACTACGACATGGCTAAAAACATTGAAG ATTACATTCATCGTATCGGCCGTACGGGTCGTGCTGGTAAGAGTGGTGTGGCCATGACTTTCCTCACAAAAGAGGACTCTGCTGTGTTCTATGACCTGAAGCAAGCTATTCTCGAGAGCCCAGTCTCCACCTGCCCTCCAGAGCTAGCCAACCACCCAGATGCTCAACACAAACCCGGGACCATTTTGACCAAGAAGAGACGTGAGGAAACTATCTTTGCCTGA